Proteins encoded together in one Styela clava chromosome 12, kaStyClav1.hap1.2, whole genome shotgun sequence window:
- the LOC144430746 gene encoding CD320 antigen-like, translated as MIYSKLFLLACFCFFQVLATEEIVMWECHDGQKIEKAYKCDRIRDCWDGSDELREVCNSKCSVEEFACKTKNECVAPENVCDKFDDCTDASDEAFDLCGPVATTEPPKFGLCPESDFECLDGLRCVSKTFVCDNFPNCADGSDESDCENADNYVVVGPSEPPTTKPPVRIPKKCSKRPFLTKCQPFWPTLIVDLNKKLDKKCFKKPNSKRCTK; from the exons ATGATTTACTCAAAGTTATTCCTTCTTGCCTGCTTCTGTTTCTTTCAAG tGCTTGCAACAGAAGAGATTGTAATGTGGGAATGTCACGACGGCCAAAAAATAGAGAAAGCATACAAATGCGACAGGATTAGAGATTGCTGGGACGGGTCCGATGAATTGAGAGAAGTTT GTAATTCGAAATGCTCGGTCGAAGAATTCGCTTGCAAGACGAAAAACGAATGCGTTGCACCGGAGAATGTTTGTGATAAATTTGATGATTGTACAGACGCCAGCGACGAAGCCTTCGATTTGTGTGGT ccCGTTGCAACCACCGAACCTCCTAAATTCGGATTATGTCCCGAGTCGGATTTTGAATGTTTGGACGGATTGAGATGCGTGAGCAAAACATTTGTTTGTGACAATTTTCCAAATTGTGCCGATGGTTCAGATGAAAGTGACTGCGAAAATGCCGATAACT ATGTTGTCGTTGGTCCATCTGAGCCACCAACCACCAAACCACCAGTGAGAATTCCAAAGAAATGCTCCAAGAGGCCTTTTCTTACCAAATGCCAGCCTTTCTGGCCAACTCTTATAGTGGATCTAAATAAAAAACTAGACAAAAAATGCTTCAAGAAGCCAAACTCGAAACGATGTACCAAGTAA